One Verrucomicrobiia bacterium DNA window includes the following coding sequences:
- a CDS encoding cupin domain-containing protein translates to MQKPAPTPTPAGPVLVRHEAQAPRERSACGWRCRLISREDAALAPAAWAHAVDIDGAKLHYHLRSTELYYVLEGSGAVILDGVEHPVAQGSLLHIPPGVVHGARGRMRVLVIGIPDIADDDYFEPPAAPSPSVPE, encoded by the coding sequence ATGCAAAAGCCAGCCCCTACCCCCACTCCGGCCGGCCCAGTTCTAGTGCGCCACGAAGCGCAGGCCCCCCGGGAGCGCAGCGCCTGCGGCTGGCGCTGCCGTTTGATTAGCCGCGAGGACGCCGCCCTCGCACCAGCCGCCTGGGCCCATGCCGTGGACATTGACGGCGCCAAACTTCACTATCACTTGCGCTCAACGGAGCTGTATTACGTCCTGGAGGGTAGCGGCGCGGTGATTCTCGACGGGGTGGAACATCCCGTCGCCCAGGGCTCCCTGCTGCACATCCCGCCGGGAGTGGTTCACGGCGCGCGCGGGCGCATGCGGGTGCTGGTCATCGGCATCCCGGACATTGCCGACGACGACTACTTTGAGCCTCCGGCAGCTCCTTCCCCCTCTGTTCCTGAATGA
- a CDS encoding galactitol-1-phosphate 5-dehydrogenase, producing the protein MKALLLTEYRRLEVTDFPAPAPGADELLVRVRACGICGSDVHGYDGSSGRRIPPLIMGHEAAGVVEAVGTAVTRFRPGDRVTFDSTVYCGECAFCRAGQVNLCDRRQVLGVSCGEYRRHGALAEYVVVPERTVVALPEELSFVEAAMVEPVSIAVHAVNRLPVRLGDAAVVVGTGMIGLLVVQALRLAGCGRIMAVDVEPRKLALAQELGADAGLDARDPEAAAKVAAMTGGRGADVAVEAVGAAAPVQLAIRCLRKGGALGLVGNVTPNIELPLQAVVTRELTLYGSCASQGEYPACLELLRRGAIKVAPLISARIPLEAAPQWFERLYQREPGLLKVIVEP; encoded by the coding sequence ATGAAGGCATTATTACTGACGGAATACCGGCGGCTGGAGGTTACAGATTTCCCGGCCCCCGCGCCCGGCGCGGATGAACTTCTGGTGCGGGTGCGGGCGTGCGGCATCTGCGGGAGCGACGTGCACGGCTATGATGGCAGCAGTGGCCGGCGCATTCCGCCCCTGATCATGGGGCATGAGGCTGCGGGCGTGGTGGAGGCGGTGGGGACGGCGGTGACCCGCTTTCGGCCGGGTGACCGGGTGACGTTTGATTCCACGGTGTATTGCGGCGAATGCGCCTTCTGCCGGGCCGGCCAGGTGAATTTGTGTGACCGGCGGCAGGTGCTGGGGGTGTCCTGCGGCGAATACCGGCGGCACGGGGCGCTGGCGGAGTATGTGGTGGTGCCCGAGCGGACGGTGGTGGCGCTGCCGGAGGAATTATCCTTTGTGGAGGCGGCGATGGTGGAGCCGGTTTCGATCGCGGTGCACGCGGTCAATCGCCTGCCGGTGCGCCTGGGCGATGCGGCAGTGGTGGTGGGGACGGGCATGATCGGGTTGCTGGTGGTGCAGGCGCTGCGCCTGGCCGGTTGCGGACGCATCATGGCCGTGGATGTGGAGCCGCGCAAGCTGGCTTTGGCGCAGGAATTGGGGGCGGATGCCGGGCTGGATGCCCGCGATCCTGAGGCTGCGGCGAAAGTGGCGGCGATGACCGGCGGGCGTGGCGCGGATGTGGCCGTGGAGGCGGTGGGGGCGGCGGCTCCCGTGCAACTGGCCATTCGTTGTTTGCGCAAGGGGGGCGCGTTGGGATTGGTGGGCAACGTCACGCCCAACATTGAATTGCCCTTGCAGGCGGTGGTCACGCGGGAGCTGACGCTTTACGGCTCGTGCGCCTCGCAGGGGGAGTATCCGGCCTGCCTGGAGCTTTTGCGAAGGGGGGCTATCAAAGTGGCGCCGCTCATTTCAGCGCGCATCCCCCTGGAGGCTGCGCCGCAGTGGTTTGAGCGGCTGTATCAGCGGGAGCCGGGTTTGCTGAAGGTTATTGTGGAACCGTAG
- a CDS encoding NUDIX domain-containing protein, which yields MSAARLPLFTHCPRCGAGGLTHPEPDAYACGQCGFHYHTNPAVGVGGLVLDGQGRLLLLRRAHDPGKGRLGLPGGFVNPGESAEEALVRETREETGLAIEALRFVCTAPNVYPYRGVTYHVLDIFFAARAVADSVASAQSEVEGVVWMNPHEVKLDDIAFVSVRQAVAKFKQELSLGKI from the coding sequence ATGAGTGCCGCACGTTTGCCCCTGTTCACGCATTGTCCCCGTTGTGGGGCGGGGGGACTGACGCACCCGGAGCCTGATGCGTATGCCTGTGGCCAGTGTGGTTTTCATTATCACACCAATCCGGCGGTGGGTGTGGGCGGGCTGGTGTTGGATGGGCAGGGCCGCCTGTTGTTGTTGCGCCGCGCCCACGACCCCGGCAAAGGCAGGCTCGGACTGCCGGGGGGCTTCGTGAATCCCGGCGAGAGCGCCGAGGAGGCGCTGGTGCGGGAAACCAGGGAGGAAACCGGCCTGGCCATTGAGGCGCTGCGCTTTGTGTGCACGGCGCCCAACGTGTATCCCTACCGGGGCGTCACCTACCATGTGTTGGACATCTTTTTTGCGGCGCGAGCCGTGGCCGATTCAGTGGCCTCCGCGCAATCCGAGGTGGAGGGGGTGGTTTGGATGAATCCCCATGAAGTGAAGTTGGACGATATTGCCTTTGTCTCCGTGCGTCAGGCGGTGGCCAAGTTCAAGCAAGAGCTGAGCCTGGGAAAAATATGA
- a CDS encoding acetylxylan esterase has translation MAGAGSPAGQSPLTAADLRLTQYFEAEVAHLEAATARLLQSLGDWRELKPRLRQQAAAMLGLSPMPARGDLQPVITGVLEHEDIVVEKLHFQSLPRLYVTANLYRPKDISGRLPAVLYVCGHGPVVTNGVSYGNKVSYQHHGVWFARHGYVCLVMDTVQWGEILGVHHGTYRQEMWWWNARGYTPAGVETWNGLRALDYLCTRPEVDTNRVGVTGRSGGGAYSWFIAALDDRVKVVAPVAGITDLRNHVLTGCVEGHCDCMYLVNTYRWDYPLLAVLAAPRPLLLVNTDSDNIFPLDGVMRVDTYLRRFYSQLQRPGDYGLVIGPGPHKDTQDLQVPVFRWFNRHLKGEDPIIHVGAVKPFTPQQLKVFNDLPADAINTNIQEVFVPPAASSPPPANAAEWATCRQRWLSELQAQCFAGWPAEDQVRMVKVASAKQDGLQYEIYEITTQPHVVLRLYTLQRSSTRRPQQLRLWVRSGSLPAPRGGDTVAVAVRETLAAFAGGAEAVTPAPGEVWLSFYPRGTGEDIWSGDARKQTHLRRRFMLLGQTLDGMRVWDIRQMMKALNLNASWRGTPLKMESEGSMAANTLYAAALLPRAAVGRSVVLVLHQLPASHARGPDYLNVLKILDLPQALLLAASACEAVHVRTAQPAAFGWTLSAARSLGWDERLHIHDTESGAAAR, from the coding sequence ATGGCCGGGGCAGGAAGCCCAGCCGGTCAATCCCCGCTCACAGCCGCGGATTTGCGGCTGACGCAATACTTTGAAGCCGAAGTGGCCCACTTGGAAGCGGCCACGGCGCGGCTGCTGCAAAGCCTCGGCGACTGGAGGGAGTTGAAGCCCCGTCTGCGCCAGCAGGCTGCCGCCATGCTGGGGTTAAGCCCCATGCCTGCCCGCGGCGACTTGCAGCCCGTGATCACTGGCGTCCTGGAGCATGAGGATATCGTGGTGGAAAAGCTCCATTTCCAATCGCTGCCCCGGCTTTACGTGACGGCCAATTTATACCGTCCCAAGGACATCAGCGGCCGCCTGCCGGCGGTGTTGTACGTGTGCGGGCATGGGCCGGTGGTGACCAATGGGGTGAGTTATGGCAACAAGGTGAGCTACCAACACCATGGCGTGTGGTTTGCGCGACATGGTTATGTATGTCTGGTGATGGATACGGTCCAATGGGGGGAGATTTTGGGCGTGCACCATGGGACCTACCGGCAGGAGATGTGGTGGTGGAATGCCCGGGGGTACACGCCGGCAGGCGTGGAAACATGGAATGGCCTGCGGGCTTTGGATTATCTCTGCACCCGGCCGGAGGTGGACACCAACCGCGTGGGCGTCACCGGCCGTTCCGGCGGGGGTGCTTATAGTTGGTTCATTGCGGCGCTGGATGACCGGGTGAAGGTGGTTGCGCCGGTGGCGGGAATCACCGATTTGCGCAATCACGTGCTCACCGGCTGCGTGGAGGGGCATTGCGATTGCATGTATCTGGTCAATACGTACCGTTGGGATTATCCCCTGCTGGCCGTGCTGGCGGCGCCCCGGCCCCTGCTGCTGGTGAATACCGACAGCGACAATATCTTCCCCCTGGACGGCGTCATGCGGGTGGACACGTATTTACGGCGCTTTTACTCACAACTTCAGCGGCCTGGTGACTATGGCTTGGTCATCGGGCCGGGGCCGCACAAAGACACGCAAGACCTGCAGGTGCCGGTATTTCGATGGTTTAATCGCCACCTAAAAGGGGAAGATCCCATTATTCACGTGGGCGCGGTCAAGCCCTTTACCCCGCAGCAGCTCAAAGTTTTCAATGACCTGCCCGCCGACGCCATCAACACCAATATTCAAGAGGTCTTTGTGCCACCTGCGGCGTCGTCCCCGCCGCCGGCAAACGCCGCCGAATGGGCCACCTGCCGGCAACGATGGTTGAGTGAGCTGCAGGCGCAATGTTTCGCCGGCTGGCCTGCCGAGGACCAGGTCAGGATGGTCAAGGTGGCCTCGGCGAAACAGGACGGTTTGCAGTACGAGATTTACGAGATCACCACCCAACCACACGTGGTTTTGCGGCTTTATACCCTGCAGCGAAGCTCCACGCGCCGTCCGCAACAACTGCGGCTGTGGGTGCGTTCAGGTTCACTGCCTGCGCCGCGCGGGGGGGACACCGTGGCAGTGGCAGTGCGCGAGACCTTGGCTGCGTTTGCAGGCGGAGCGGAGGCCGTGACCCCGGCGCCGGGAGAAGTCTGGCTGTCGTTTTATCCGCGGGGCACGGGGGAGGACATCTGGAGCGGGGATGCCCGTAAACAGACGCATTTACGGCGGCGCTTCATGCTGTTGGGGCAGACCCTCGACGGCATGCGGGTGTGGGACATCCGGCAGATGATGAAGGCATTGAACTTGAACGCCTCCTGGCGGGGGACCCCGCTCAAGATGGAGTCTGAAGGGTCCATGGCGGCGAACACCCTTTACGCCGCAGCTTTGCTGCCCCGGGCCGCTGTGGGCCGGAGTGTGGTGCTGGTTTTGCATCAACTGCCCGCGTCTCATGCCCGGGGGCCGGATTATTTGAATGTCCTGAAAATCCTCGACCTCCCGCAGGCTCTGCTGCTGGCGGCCTCGGCCTGCGAGGCGGTGCACGTGCGCACGGCGCAACCCGCTGCCTTTGGCTGGACGCTCTCGGCGGCGCGTTCTTTGGGGTGGGATGAGCGTTTGCATATCCATGACACTGAATCTGGCGCGGCGGCCCGGTAA
- a CDS encoding DUF1559 domain-containing protein: protein MKRPFHMPAHSQRGLTRTDALVMVALLMLLAAILLPLGTRLRERSREIQCHANLKQIAAALAFYAAANQDSLPAMTYNKPPGGWWWYKEQIKPGGNPNSPPSRDKTFACPSDRGYEGLSDEAIPFCQSAKHAYNSYVFNGVNLPGLPNIAGRKISSVRFPERTLLVMEWTAHAPLSWHKSRTGSRNAPFYNNAESVVAFVDGHVKRIKIYYDGMNPAYTRDPIPGYEYKFSGD, encoded by the coding sequence ATGAAGCGGCCCTTCCACATGCCCGCCCACAGCCAACGGGGCCTGACCCGGACCGACGCCCTGGTCATGGTCGCCCTCCTCATGCTGCTGGCGGCCATTCTGCTGCCGCTGGGGACACGCTTGCGCGAGCGCTCCCGCGAAATCCAGTGCCATGCCAACCTCAAACAAATCGCGGCAGCGCTGGCCTTCTATGCCGCCGCCAACCAGGACTCCCTCCCCGCCATGACCTACAACAAGCCCCCCGGGGGCTGGTGGTGGTACAAAGAACAAATCAAGCCGGGAGGAAACCCCAACAGCCCGCCCTCACGCGATAAAACTTTTGCCTGTCCCTCCGACCGGGGCTACGAGGGGTTAAGCGATGAGGCCATCCCTTTCTGCCAGAGCGCCAAGCATGCCTACAACAGTTATGTGTTCAACGGCGTCAATCTGCCCGGACTCCCCAACATTGCCGGCCGCAAAATAAGCAGCGTCCGCTTCCCCGAGCGCACGTTGTTGGTCATGGAATGGACGGCCCACGCTCCGCTTTCGTGGCATAAAAGCCGCACCGGCAGCCGCAACGCCCCCTTCTACAACAACGCGGAAAGCGTGGTGGCCTTTGTGGATGGCCACGTGAAACGCATCAAGATTTACTACGACGGCATGAACCCCGCCTACACCCGCGACCCGATCCCCGGTTATGAATACAAGTTTAGTGGCGATTAA
- a CDS encoding carbohydrate binding domain-containing protein, producing the protein MKTMTALRRGFWLAALLAGLGIAGHGAEAEASLFPFVLPWDDATPGITDLSGSLVKPAGRNGHVTVSRDGHFQVGGQRIRFLGVNMCFAATVPQKPHAEVVARRLAKFGINVVRFHHMDTADYPRGIINAKGGGSGDIHPEALDRLQYFVAQLKTNGIYANLNLLVGRRFRAADGLPAEIEKLDWKDRHLIGFWDEKHLQLQKDYARALLTAVNPYTRLSFAEDPAVAFVEINNEQGLIHGWLGGEIDRMPAVFQESLRRQWNVWLKEKYVTTPRLRLAWGSGEAPLGAEMLANGGFTEGLQRWNREQHAPARMSGTLLREVPPGLAAGAQAVRLTVEQVGKESWHLQFNQSGLRFEKDQPYTLVFWARTDAPRVLSVSAGQAHEPWGNLGLSASASASANWTRFEFVFRASQSDTNGRISLSGFGGAGAVTDLAGFSLKPGGVIGLREGEQIETLSFAYFDRKSIGQRTPAAYRDWMQFLYETEDRYWQTMYRFLKHDLKVRGLVTGTIVGCSPATLQAKMDWVDTHAYWQHPQFPVRPWDAEEWIVPNRTMVNERGGTLPGLALKRAVGKPHACTEYNHPAPNTFNSEGFLLLAAYAALQDWDAIYPFAWSHSGSESWNSQRIGSFFDIDQHPTKLVTLVAAHAFFNRGDIAPARTWVVADLPPARDVELLMNARSWSLVDAAQVGLPREASLVHRVAFNPEGRRIAGALAPSQVKLLDNRYASDTGELLWDVSEKQRGVVTVNSPRSKAVIGYGGGRTYALRGVVIAPGETLQNGWCAITVTAAENAATPRRWLVTATGLAQNTGMVWKNAEKSSVGRQWGRAPSLVEGIPARLTFAQPASRTAAWALDARGQRAKELPVRADAQGQAVIEIGPQWQTLWYEVGSR; encoded by the coding sequence ATGAAAACCATGACAGCGTTGCGGCGGGGCTTTTGGCTTGCAGCCTTATTGGCGGGGCTGGGAATTGCGGGGCATGGGGCGGAGGCGGAGGCCTCGTTGTTTCCCTTTGTTTTGCCGTGGGACGATGCCACCCCGGGCATTACCGATTTGAGCGGTTCGCTGGTTAAACCCGCGGGGAGAAACGGCCACGTGACGGTCAGCCGGGACGGACATTTTCAGGTGGGCGGACAGCGTATTCGGTTTCTGGGGGTGAACATGTGTTTTGCGGCGACGGTGCCGCAGAAGCCGCATGCCGAAGTGGTGGCGCGGCGCCTGGCCAAGTTTGGCATCAATGTGGTGCGATTCCACCACATGGATACTGCGGATTATCCCCGGGGCATCATCAATGCCAAAGGGGGGGGATCCGGGGATATTCATCCGGAAGCGCTGGATCGCCTGCAATACTTTGTTGCCCAGCTCAAGACCAACGGCATTTATGCCAACCTCAATCTGTTGGTGGGCCGGCGTTTTCGCGCGGCGGACGGCCTGCCGGCAGAGATTGAAAAATTGGATTGGAAGGATCGGCATCTGATTGGCTTTTGGGATGAGAAGCATTTGCAGCTTCAAAAGGATTACGCGCGGGCCTTGCTGACGGCCGTCAATCCCTACACCCGGCTGAGCTTTGCCGAGGATCCGGCGGTGGCCTTTGTTGAAATTAACAATGAGCAGGGGCTGATTCATGGCTGGTTGGGGGGCGAGATAGACCGGATGCCGGCCGTATTTCAGGAATCCCTGCGCCGCCAATGGAACGTCTGGCTCAAGGAAAAATATGTGACCACGCCGCGCCTGCGGCTGGCGTGGGGCTCGGGGGAGGCGCCCCTGGGAGCGGAGATGCTGGCCAACGGCGGTTTTACCGAGGGCTTGCAACGCTGGAATCGCGAGCAGCACGCCCCGGCGCGCATGTCGGGGACGCTGCTGCGCGAAGTACCGCCCGGTCTGGCTGCCGGGGCGCAGGCCGTGCGCTTGACGGTGGAGCAGGTGGGGAAGGAGAGCTGGCATTTGCAGTTCAATCAAAGCGGTCTGCGGTTTGAGAAAGATCAACCTTACACCCTGGTTTTCTGGGCGCGGACGGATGCGCCGCGCGTGCTCTCGGTCAGCGCCGGGCAGGCGCACGAACCGTGGGGAAATCTGGGGTTGAGCGCGTCGGCCAGCGCCAGTGCCAACTGGACGCGATTTGAATTTGTGTTTCGCGCCTCGCAAAGTGACACCAATGGCAGGATTTCATTGAGCGGCTTTGGCGGGGCTGGCGCAGTGACCGATCTGGCGGGGTTTTCGTTGAAGCCGGGCGGTGTGATTGGGTTGCGGGAGGGCGAGCAGATTGAGACACTTTCATTTGCTTATTTTGATCGCAAGTCTATTGGCCAACGCACCCCCGCCGCGTATCGGGACTGGATGCAATTTCTTTACGAGACGGAGGATCGTTACTGGCAGACGATGTATCGCTTTTTGAAGCATGATTTGAAAGTGCGGGGGTTGGTGACCGGCACCATCGTGGGCTGCAGCCCGGCCACGCTGCAGGCCAAGATGGACTGGGTGGACACTCATGCCTACTGGCAGCATCCCCAGTTTCCTGTGCGTCCCTGGGATGCGGAAGAGTGGATTGTACCCAACCGCACCATGGTGAACGAGCGCGGCGGCACGTTGCCGGGGCTGGCGCTCAAACGCGCGGTGGGCAAGCCCCATGCCTGCACGGAGTACAATCATCCGGCGCCCAACACCTTCAACAGCGAGGGCTTTTTATTGCTGGCGGCGTATGCGGCGTTGCAGGACTGGGACGCAATTTATCCCTTTGCCTGGTCGCACAGCGGCAGTGAGAGCTGGAACAGCCAGCGCATTGGGAGTTTTTTTGATATTGATCAGCATCCCACCAAGCTGGTCACGCTGGTGGCCGCTCATGCCTTTTTCAACCGCGGTGACATTGCCCCGGCCAGGACGTGGGTGGTGGCGGATTTGCCGCCGGCACGGGACGTGGAGTTGCTCATGAATGCGCGCTCCTGGAGTCTGGTGGACGCCGCCCAGGTGGGACTCCCGCGGGAGGCGAGCCTGGTGCATCGGGTGGCCTTTAATCCGGAGGGGCGGCGGATAGCGGGCGCCCTTGCTCCCAGCCAGGTGAAGTTGCTGGACAACCGCTACGCCTCTGATACCGGCGAGTTGCTGTGGGATGTGAGTGAGAAACAGCGCGGTGTGGTTACGGTGAACAGTCCGCGGAGCAAGGCGGTGATTGGGTATGGCGGGGGCAGGACATATGCGTTGCGCGGCGTGGTGATTGCGCCGGGTGAGACCCTGCAAAATGGGTGGTGCGCGATCACGGTCACCGCCGCCGAGAATGCCGCCACGCCGCGCCGCTGGCTCGTCACCGCCACCGGCCTGGCGCAAAACACTGGCATGGTGTGGAAGAATGCGGAGAAATCCAGCGTGGGGCGGCAGTGGGGCAGGGCGCCTTCGCTGGTGGAGGGCATTCCGGCGCGCCTCACCTTTGCGCAACCGGCCTCCCGTACGGCCGCCTGGGCGTTGGACGCCCGGGGCCAGCGGGCCAAGGAATTGCCCGTGCGCGCGGATGCCCAGGGGCAGGCCGTCATTGAAATCGGGCCGCAGTGGCAGACGTTGTGGTACGAAGTGGGTTCGCGTTAA
- a CDS encoding phosphodiester glycosidase family protein, with product MNTSLVAIKRARPRLWPLLALAALVLTLPAAGQITSTPWKPIFKGIDLAYGTNAAGWSGNQHVVRALRVDLQDPDVRIFTTPPNTNNWLANSRETYSHRTGNFLRENQLRVAINGAHFGGNTAYSAPDGSATWIHGPAISQGVLVSPADTSVDALSLLYFTTNMVPEFIPYNGQGFSDTNGIYTAIPGMYPLVVNGVNVGWDYLNNNDTTHRVQPRTAIGISADRRYVIMLVIDGRQSDSDGAKDYETADWLIRFGAYNGMNLDGGGSTCMVMANECGDPVILNDPSIYYATGGQTTMRSVGHNIGFYAKSLPTDPLQNSRVTAGRSMAIVQWDTPFRGTTQVEYGLTPALGNASPLIATPTTNHTVLLTGLPPGRTNYFRLLSRSNQVEFASPVCFFLTQTNPPPVGSGSAPMELLFDVTQSWKYNTNSMDNTPAWKTPAYNDSAWGGPGPGLLYVEDSEYVYPKNTPLPSPRGPGVPSASPQLPITYYFRTTFVFPTEPSGVSLVFSNLIDDGAVFYLNGTEVYRLRMPAAPAVITSTPLANGFPAGPPTYQQGVHPQYGDAAAEAPALFTLSGSLVSTNLVRGTNWLAVEVHNYSAGSPDIVFGTALYYTRTTLQTNSLIVLASDLSLSVPVTLAANDNYGMASGVTPFERFYYPHASATLTATQNMGNLVFKEWRLDGATFSTNLTITISMSTSHVAEVVYVAPAPMVYWTLGVLSSNPNADVGVVVQPADTQGLASADTPFTRIYTNGTAVTLTAPATVNGKLFAEWRLDGVTASTNRAFVVVMTTNRMVTAVYQDPPPPPVWALQVHSFNPAEGVPIEVQPADTNQLTGALTPFLRYYSHQTQVTLNAPALAGNHRFQHWVLDGSMASTQLLFALTLETNRTVTAVYQPPPAPPLLGVWHGGGQLILDWAGSGFVLQTTTNLQPPIVWTNVPGPVTSGPYTNPARETLQFFRLQELRPPLAP from the coding sequence ATGAATACAAGTTTAGTGGCGATTAAGCGCGCGCGCCCCCGTCTCTGGCCGCTGCTGGCGCTGGCGGCGCTGGTCCTGACGCTGCCGGCCGCCGGCCAGATCACCTCCACCCCCTGGAAACCCATCTTCAAGGGCATTGACCTGGCCTACGGCACCAATGCCGCCGGCTGGTCAGGCAATCAACACGTGGTGCGCGCCCTGCGCGTGGACCTACAGGATCCAGACGTGCGCATCTTTACCACCCCGCCCAACACCAACAACTGGCTGGCCAATTCGCGCGAAACTTACAGTCATCGCACCGGCAATTTCCTGCGGGAAAATCAGTTGCGCGTCGCCATCAACGGCGCGCATTTTGGTGGCAATACTGCCTATTCCGCTCCGGATGGCTCAGCCACGTGGATTCACGGCCCGGCCATCTCCCAAGGAGTTTTAGTCTCTCCCGCCGACACCTCCGTGGACGCCCTGTCCCTGCTCTACTTCACCACCAACATGGTGCCGGAATTCATTCCGTACAACGGGCAAGGCTTCAGTGATACCAACGGCATTTACACCGCCATTCCAGGCATGTACCCCCTGGTGGTCAACGGCGTTAATGTGGGGTGGGACTACCTCAACAACAATGACACCACCCACCGGGTGCAGCCGCGCACCGCCATCGGCATCTCCGCCGATCGCCGCTACGTCATCATGCTCGTCATTGACGGCCGCCAGTCGGACAGTGACGGGGCCAAAGATTATGAAACGGCGGACTGGTTGATTCGTTTTGGCGCGTACAACGGCATGAATCTGGACGGCGGCGGCTCCACGTGCATGGTCATGGCCAACGAATGCGGCGACCCGGTCATCCTCAATGATCCCAGCATTTACTACGCCACCGGCGGCCAGACCACCATGCGCTCGGTGGGACACAACATCGGTTTCTATGCCAAATCACTCCCCACCGATCCGCTGCAAAACTCCCGCGTTACCGCCGGCCGCAGCATGGCAATCGTGCAATGGGACACACCTTTCCGCGGCACCACCCAGGTGGAATACGGTTTGACGCCGGCCTTGGGCAATGCCTCGCCTTTGATCGCCACCCCCACCACCAACCACACCGTGCTGCTCACCGGCCTGCCGCCCGGGCGGACAAATTATTTCCGCCTCCTTTCGCGCTCCAATCAGGTCGAGTTTGCCAGCCCCGTCTGCTTTTTCCTGACTCAAACCAATCCCCCTCCGGTCGGAAGCGGCTCCGCCCCCATGGAACTGCTCTTTGATGTCACCCAGAGCTGGAAATACAACACCAACAGCATGGATAACACCCCCGCCTGGAAAACCCCCGCCTACAATGATTCGGCCTGGGGCGGCCCCGGGCCGGGATTGTTGTACGTGGAGGACAGCGAGTACGTGTACCCCAAAAACACCCCTCTCCCCAGTCCCCGCGGCCCCGGCGTGCCTTCCGCCAGTCCGCAATTACCCATTACCTATTATTTCAGGACAACCTTTGTATTCCCAACAGAACCCTCCGGCGTCTCGCTGGTGTTTTCCAACCTGATTGACGACGGCGCGGTATTTTACCTTAACGGCACCGAGGTGTACCGCCTCCGCATGCCGGCCGCCCCTGCGGTCATCACCAGCACCCCTCTGGCCAACGGCTTTCCCGCCGGTCCGCCCACCTATCAACAAGGTGTGCATCCGCAATACGGTGATGCCGCCGCTGAGGCGCCGGCCCTCTTCACGCTGAGCGGCAGCCTTGTATCCACTAATTTGGTGCGCGGCACCAACTGGCTGGCGGTGGAGGTGCATAATTACTCCGCCGGCAGCCCCGACATCGTCTTCGGCACTGCCTTGTATTACACTCGCACCACGCTGCAAACCAACTCGCTCATCGTGCTGGCCTCAGACCTCTCCCTGTCCGTCCCCGTCACCCTGGCCGCCAATGACAACTACGGCATGGCCAGCGGCGTCACTCCTTTTGAACGCTTTTACTATCCCCATGCCAGCGCCACCCTCACCGCCACCCAAAACATGGGCAACCTGGTGTTCAAGGAATGGCGGTTGGACGGCGCTACGTTCAGCACCAACCTGACCATCACCATCAGCATGAGCACCAGCCACGTGGCCGAGGTGGTCTATGTGGCACCCGCCCCCATGGTGTATTGGACCTTGGGCGTCCTTTCCTCCAACCCCAATGCCGATGTCGGGGTGGTGGTGCAGCCCGCCGACACGCAAGGTCTGGCCAGCGCCGACACCCCCTTCACCCGCATCTACACCAACGGCACCGCCGTCACGCTGACTGCGCCAGCCACGGTCAATGGAAAATTATTTGCCGAATGGCGGCTGGACGGCGTAACGGCCTCCACCAACCGCGCCTTTGTCGTGGTGATGACCACCAACCGCATGGTCACTGCCGTTTATCAAGACCCGCCACCGCCGCCTGTCTGGGCGCTGCAAGTCCACTCGTTCAACCCCGCCGAAGGCGTGCCCATTGAGGTTCAACCCGCCGATACCAACCAGTTGACGGGCGCCCTCACCCCCTTCCTCCGGTATTATTCCCACCAAACGCAGGTAACGCTGAACGCGCCAGCGCTGGCAGGCAACCACCGCTTCCAGCACTGGGTGTTGGACGGCAGCATGGCCTCGACGCAACTGCTTTTTGCCCTGACCCTCGAAACCAATCGCACGGTTACTGCCGTATATCAACCCCCGCCTGCACCACCCCTGCTGGGTGTCTGGCATGGCGGCGGCCAGCTCATCCTGGACTGGGCCGGCTCAGGATTCGTATTGCAAACCACCACCAACCTGCAACCTCCCATCGTTTGGACGAATGTGCCTGGCCCGGTGACCTCGGGCCCCTATACCAATCCCGCCCGCGAAACACTCCAGTTTTTCCGCCTGCAGGAGCTTAGGCCGCCCCTCGCACCCTGA